The following DNA comes from Erythrolamprus reginae isolate rEryReg1 chromosome 8, rEryReg1.hap1, whole genome shotgun sequence.
CTAGCAGctgcctcatttagcaaccattcagagttacaactATTAAAATGGAACTGGGCAAAACTAAATCCCTGCATTTGTAACCTTCGCAGGTCCATAAGCAAAAGAAAGCTTGAAGTGAGATTGTAACCAGAGTTGCGGTTTCTCTTAGCAGCTGCTTCACTTAATGACGGAGTGGTTACTCAGTGAGGACTACCCGTAGTCAAAAGAAGTCAAGCTTGGCTGAGAAAGGCCTACGTTTTGTTGCAGAAATATTTTAATGGTAGGGGTGCTGCTTTTTTCCTACCAGGTTATAAGAAAATGTCTTCGGCTTTGAATAAAACTGGCAGAAGTATTGTATATTCCTGTGAATGGCCACTTTACCAGAGACCTTTTAAAAAGGTAAGGGGGGGGGcactgatgggctcctacaggtacagtcaggcacgcaaaaccagtagaaaaaatttggtcaggtacgcagaaccagtagaaaaaaattgcacttttttctttttttcccttctgggctctgggtatgtttttcctatcacagtaaatgaggttgaaggtGTACAGTGTTCCGATTTTCCCGGGGGATGCGTTcccagaccgcccgcgaaagtcgaatttccacgaagtagagatgcggaagtaaatacactatttttggctatgaacagtatcacaagccttcccgtaacactttaaacccctaaagtgcaatttcccattcccttagcaaccatttagatcattattcaccatgttcatttattaaagtttattaaaaaaatatttattaaagtcggatgaaagtttggcgatgacatatgacgtcatcgggcgggaaaaaccgcgaagtattttttaattaatatttttgaaaaaccatggtatagacttttcgcgaagttcgaacccgtgaaaattgagggaacactgtataattttaaaagagttgtgtgtgcatgtacatacacatagtttatatagtagataatgtatatattttgtgttcctgtgtgtaatatgtatgcacacatatggcatatatacatagaattaaatagtattttggatgttcagtaatagtgaatagggaaattgtatctctttgaggcgagaccaggcaccctaacccaaacccttgacacgagtgatgtcaagctggccatctttaagccagtcacatgacctttaagccaccaccccgtcacatgatcatcaagccactcccacctggtcacatggctggcaaaccacacccacaaaataggccacatccacagtggtagtaaaaaaaaattcagcccttcactgggggaggggggattctTTTGAGCTCATTCTAAGAGCAAATGGCCACCACTTTGTATGTATCTGGTAAAGAATGCATACTTGTGTCAATCAGGGATCTGACTTGGTATTAAAGCCGCTTTCTACAATTTCTACAAGTTTGTTCCATTGTAGTATTTATTTCTGAGGTTTTCCCACTTGCAACCTGAATAAAAACCAGCCTATTCCCCCTGGAGTCTCTTCAAAAATCAATATTTAGGGCTTAACGTAGAAAATTaatgtttttcctttttcctcttttctggcAGGTCAACTATAGCGAAATTAAGCAATACTGCAATTACTGGAGGAATTATGCTGACATCTCCGATTCCTGGGACAGCGTCAAGAGCATCTTAGACTGGACTTCTTCTAACCAGGATATTCTGGTCGACATAGCAGGGCCAGGTGGCTGGAATGACCCAGACATGGTAAGGAAACCTGCCATTTATCCCAGCCGGTGTAAATGCATCAGTTAATGGCCTGCATATTCCTCAAAGGGATGGTAAAATCAagtggtagctctacctaagaatgcctctacttaaaaacttttttagataagaactgggtgttcaagggctttttgcctcttctcaaaaaccattttccacttacaaacccaagcctccaaaactgtaaccggaaaaggcggggagaagcctccttggggcctctctaggaatctcctgggaggaaacagggcctccaccctccctgtggtttcccaatcacaggcgttatttgcttttacattgattcctatgggaaaagttgcttcttacaaacctttctacttaagaacctggtcacggaacaaattaagttcaaaagtagaggtaccactgtacaaagtaAAATCACTAGGCTGATACGTAATAATTGCTCTGGATTGTAACAATTGGGAGTCTCAAAGGTGCTTCTATTtctccttccccccaaaaaaggtgaCTGTTTTTCTTCTAACTCAGTTTCTAAGAGATCTTCTtcccatcatttcaaattgattCTTTGAaggggaagatttatttatttatttaattttaattctacgccgcacaatcccgaaggactcagggtggctaagaTTCCCAGGGGTTGAATCAGGAACTCCTCTACGATCCTTTATGGGCCTAGGGAAGTTGCCAGTCGTTCAGTTATTGCTCTGCAGCTGGATTTTGTAGCACGATCAGGCATTTTTTTTCCAGCTCGTGATTGGAAATTTTGGGCTGAGCTGGGACCAGCAAATAACACAGATGGCCTTCTGGGCTATTATGGCTGCCCCACTACTGATGTCCAATGACTTACGTCAGATCAACTCCAAGTCCAAGGCTCTCCTCCAGAACAAGGAAGTGATAGCGATCAACCAGGATCCCCTGGGCAAGCAGGGCTACCGAATTACTAAGGTAAGTCCATCTATGGCCGccatggtgaatctatggcagtggtccccaacgttttttccaccagggaccagtttcagcaagacaatttttctatggcccagtgggggcggaaaggggcgtggttgggggcgggattaagcatgggggtgctggtcctccccgcccctctttcccgccatcgtcctgtggccggcagaacctgcctcccaagccctcttgcccagcgggagctaagcgctggagagagggggtcaggctggccctcctgcctccccccagccaaaaacgcaaaagcgccccgcggcagaagccaaaagaggcttgagcctctcggtccttcccgcccctctgtcccatccatcgtcctgtggccggcagaacctgcctcctgaggcctctttcccggcgggaggcgaagcgctggagggagggggtggtggcatgagggccggcagctgctgactccacggaccggtgcaacatgccccgcggcccggtactggtccgcggcccggtggttggggacccctgatctatggCACGTAGACACATGAACTGTTGACCAGTTCAGTTCCACTGCACAtgcgggccagctgattttggggtcagacaagctcatgctttctcTTCACTTTCTGTGGCCTCTGCCTCCCCAAATTTCTGGAGGTTCAATCCCAGTGGTGTTTGGGCATAtaaccccccccacccacccagctcAGTTTGTGAagtggctccccccccccacaactccagttggagaaagaggcttttcccctctcccaccgctgttttgggatgtgaggccAAAACAGGGGTTGTGCATGTATGCATGGATGATGggttgcacacatgtgcagggggcaggacatgcattatgggtgtgagcactcatagATGTGCGACAGTGAACCCAcactttttggcacccaaggaataaaaggttcgccatcactgccctatggagACTTTAGCTGCAGAAAAGTCTTTCTCAGCCGTGTGCAAAGACAGAATTATATTAACACTATAATTATGATTTTAAGGgacctcccttcccttttttatttgatttttaatgcaaCCAGAATTTTCATCCTTGAATAAATATGCAGGTCTTTTGCACCCAATCTAGGCAAAGCCCTTAAATGTATATTGAATTATATTTACATTGCTGGCATCGTTTTGCCATTTGCATGAATGATAATCACCATCAATATTTTAGAATAGATCCACCCTCCCTCACATACATCCCATTAGCTTTAATATGCTCACATTTGTGTAATAGTGTACACTGAAATATACTGCACCCATTTACAAGGAATTGATCCTAACTTAAAAGCGCATTCTTGTGTATCCATGGTGATGGTTAACTTTTAGAACGAAGGGCATGTTTCAATGCTTATTAATTTTACAATTGGGTTATTAATGTAACAAGATCAAATAAGTACTTATTTATTGCAGCCATTCTTGGGTCTCTTGTGTAGAGCTATGCGGTAGCCTAGAGGTGGCGCTCTCACATCACAATCAAGAgactgagttcaatcctaggtagaggtgtAGTTTCCTTTGGGCACTTTGAGAATTTTATCTGCTGAATAAAACTCCGCATTGGTGAAAGGAAGGGCACTTGACCATTAAAACACTCCACTAGCTTTGTTCAGTTTTTCAGACTCTACCCTGAAAGTGATTATTGGGTTGTTAAAAGAAGAGGATTCTTGGTCTTTGTGTAAATCTGATTAAAGACGCTTCTTCTGATGTTATTTATTCTCTCCAGGACAAAACCTTTGAGCTGTGGGAACGGCCACTCTCAGGAGGAGCTTTTGCTGTAGCTGTAATAAATCGGCAGGAGATGGGAGGACCTCAGACATATGACCTCGCTCCCGTGATCATTGGCAATGGCTTGGCTTGCAATCCCAGTTGTCTGATCCAGCAGATTCTTCCTATCAAGAGAGACCTGGGGCTACACAACTGGATTTCGCATTTGACGCTGGTGGTGAACCCGACTGGCACTGTGCTGCTGAAGACAGTGGTGCACGTAGACATGCCTTTTATGGGCAATGAAAAAGGCTACCCTAAAGACATCTTATAGCGTGGCAGCACTCTCCCCTCGCAAATTCTTTCAAGAGGATCTAAGGCAAcgcaaagaaatgaaagaaaaatcgcTGTAGAGTAGGAGTGTCAAAACTCAACGTTATCATGACGATGTCACATATCGGGACTTTGGCAGCCCTGCTTTAGTGCTTTGCTTCAAGACGTTGATTGTCAAGAAAGGCCGAGATGGTCTTTTCGGGATTCTGAGATTTTTAAGCCTCAAAAGGATGTAATCATTTGTTTTGCACATGCTTCCAATTGCTTCTCAACAATCACTGGATCAAAATTAGGAATATGTAAGGACACAATAGCTGTACGGGTAAATTGTGCaataaccgggggggggggggggggggggggatctgaagAGGATTTAGGTGCACTTTGCTACTCCTAAAATCCAATAGAGGGATTTAAAAAGTACTACGCAGAATTCTGGAACAACTCTGGGCTTTTGGGCGAGTTTCAAAAATCTTTGTATTGGGAATGAAGGCTCTGCACCTACTTCGGAATGGCACTCCCTCTATTTCAACCTTGAGAATTCCAGCCCTTAACCCCTGAACCTGAATTTTGCAGTTCATTAAAATGCTCCCCACCCCCAAGATGATTTCCCTCCCCACTATTTCAATAAATCTTTTATGCCTGCACTGATACTAGCTTTGTCCAAGGCAGGCACTGATTGAGGGCCCAGATTATGATCAAGCCAGTTGCTCTTATCGCTTGAAGGAGAACGAAGATCAAAGGGATCTAATCGATTCTTTGAGCCAGTTCACGAGAGGAGAATAAAGTGTCAAGAGTTCTGTGAAGGTTTGAAGAAAACCTTGAGAGCTTCTATCATGTCCTTTCAATAAATACGTGCATTAAAAATCACAATTAATGGCGGGATGTGCAACGGTTTTACTTCTTtgattttaaacatatttttatagatttttaaCGCTTTCAATATGCTTTTGAATATGtgccaaataaataataaaaatgtagaaTCAGAATGTGTAGAATTGGAATTATAGAAACATACCCAAAAGGCAGGAGACAACTGAGAAAGCTTCCCTTCCCACACATCCCAAGTCAAGGGCAATTTCTTCAGCTAACCACATTCCTTATTTTGTTGAGCTTTATGGCAAGAGCAGCCTTCGTATCAGATGAACTCAACAATGATCGGCAAAGAAAGTACAATAAATCATTGGGTTCTGACAGAATTTTAATGGGTTCCATACCAAAAAATATCTAGAACTGGATGACCTGGCCCTGTGAAGAGAAAAATAAGACATCGACTAAGCATCTGCTATAGTGACAAATGAAAACATATTTTgttcaattagaaacatagaagtctgacggcagaaaaagacctcatggtccatctagtctgcccttatactattttctgtattttatcttaggatggatatatgtttatcccaggcatgtttaaattcagttactgtggatttatctacgtctgctggaagtttgttccaaggatctactactctttcagtaaaataatattttctcatgttgcttttgatctttcccccaactaacttcagattgtgtccccttgttcttgtgttcactttcctattaaaaacacttccctcctgaaccttatttaaccctttaatatatttaaatgtttcgatcatgtccccccttttccttctgtcctccagattaatTTTCAATTTTGAAAAGTATCCTTGTCTTAAAAAGCAAATCTATGAACTCAGAATCTTGGGACACAGAAGAGCCCTAGATAATATTCTCTAACCTGGTTCTCCCCCATTTTCCCCAAATGTGAAAAAATAGGCTGCAATGCCTACAGATGTACTGAGAcagatgttattttaaaaaaccaacaaaagGTATAACTTCAAACATTTATCGTAGTTAAAGAAAACTAGCCGATTTATCACTTTCCTATATATTCCTTACTCAAGTACTCAATTTATTCTTTGCATTCCATCCAATTCAATGGCTAAATCCATGTGAGAGCTACTTCTTCTAGAACTGCTAAGCGCATATTCATCCAAGAAGACCAGTCTTGTTTCGTAACACTAAAGTAATGGACCAACCACTGCCCAGAATATTGCTCAAACGGTACCTTTCTCTTCTTGTCTCCTCCTAACTCGAAGTGCTTGCACCTCTTAATCGCCAGCATCCTCTTCGACCTACAATTTGGCTCCACGCACTCCAGTCTCAGCACAATCTTCTTGGTGGTCTTTGCCTGCAAGCAGGAAGGAGGAGGCGTCACATACACACTCAAGCCAGATCATTGCAAAACTTTACCCCTTCTCGGTTTTCTCCACATCTGCTGCGAACTTTGGACTTGGAAGGCTAGTAATAAACTTAGATTTCTGGAAAgcctttttataaaaaattacctTTCTTGATTTGTGATGTAATCAATAATGTCAGCCCCGCCCCCCCAAAAGATAGACTAGATTTACAGTGCTGTGTAAATGGGAACTGTGTTTATTGCAATAGCTACAGTTAAGAGAATTTGGCAAGTCTAAATGTGCTTCTCTTCTTCACTTTATCTTCATATTTACGGAGGGTCTTGTCTGGGACTTGTTATTTTCTTGGCCTGGGCTCAAGATTCGTTttactgaaacatagaaacatagaagtctgacggcagaaaaagacctcatggacatggtccatctagtctgcccttatactattttctgtattttatcttaggatggatatatgtttatcccaggcatgtttaaattcagttactgtggatttatctaccacgtctgctggaagtttgttccaaggatctactactcttttagtaaaataatgttttctcatgttgcttttgatctttcccccaatattTGTCTTGATAGAACCCGAGGGGTGTGgtggcctagagatggagctctCGCTCCACAATCaggtttgatcctaggtagaggtagatatttctctctctgggcacactgagaTTGTATCTGCTGGATAaatttatgggaccacctccgCCCTCATACCTCACTgtagccagtaagggcccacagagttggccttctccaggtcctgtctgccaaacaatgtcggttggaggGACcttgggaaagagccttctctgtggcagctccgacactgtggaatcaactgcccccagagatctctccctaccagtcttccgaaaaactgttaagacctggcttttgcgGCAATTAGATTGATAAATATGCAGGGGGTTTCTTTTTTATGATATGGCTGTTTTTGTCCCactgttgattttattgttgcatttttattgctttttaaaaaaacttgttgTATTTGtgactgctgttagccgctcttgagtccgttttggaatgagcggcatatgaATACAATAAAACTCCGCACTGGTGGCAGGAAGGGCACCTGGCCAGTAAACACTCCGCTCTATTTAATTGCTCAGACTCCCGCAAGGGATTATGTGGCCATTGAAAGATTGTCTTGATAGCAGCTCTACCTACTGTCCTTCAAAGAACACAATCCTGCTACAGCCCCTGCTAGCATCCTAACACatcaaagagggctgtgaaaatatttactgagcctGGACAtagactgtttcaactcctaacctcaaaacgtcgctacagagcactgcacaccaaggcaactagacacaagaacagttcttccccaaatgccatcactctgctaaacaaataattccaacattgtcaaactatttacaaagtttgcactactattactactaggttttttctcatcattcctatcagccacttcctcccacttatgactgtaacttgttgcttgtatccttaagattttttaaaatattgtttccagattgcttatttgactcgtatgacaatcattaagtgttgtacctcttgattaatgtatcttgtctttttacgTATACTGAGAGCCcagcaccaatgacaaattccctgtgtgtccaatcacagttggccaataaagaatttattctAACAAAGAAAAAGGATCAAATTCTGTATCTTCCATTGTTGTAGAAATGTCTAGTTTTTATTATGAAAAAGTAAAGAGTTGAGGATAGATCTGCCTTATTTTACTACACCAAAGGAgtcagaagtttatttatttattagatttgtatgccgcccctctccgaagactcggggcggctaacaacaataaaaaagacaatgtgaacaaatctaatattaaaaataatcttaaaaaccccaatttaagagaccaatcatacaaacaagcataccatgtataaattctataagcctagggagaagggaaaatttaatttcccccatgcctgacgacagaggtgggttttaaggagcttgcgaaaggcaaggagggtgggggcaactctaatatctggggggagctggtttcagagggtcggggccgccacagagaaggctcttctcctgggtcccgccaaacgacattgtttaatgctttttcctttttcccttgcTTGCCCCCACTATcgtcttccctttctcctttccttgtttccctaatatttgcttttatatgtcatattgtaaattaataaaactatttttttttaaaaaaaatcatctatcTTCCCAACATCAAAAAGATTTAACAGACCTCCAAGGGAAGCTTACCTTCTTGCGAAAGATGGGCTTTGTCTGACCTCCATAGCCACTGCGCTTACGGTCGTATCTCCGTTTTCCTAAAAGAAAAGGTTTTTCAGATTAAAATCACGGGTCTTGTTTCTTCTCAACTGCAAACTCAGAGTGAATAAACACAGCAAATTTGGTCAACCCAATCATCTTTATTTACTAAGTTTTTTATACTATGGCTGCTGAAAATTAGAAATTTATATGGCTGCTGTTCTTTATGGGACGCTTCAGCACTTCAATTCCCTTCTGCCCCCGGGCTTTTCAGAATGCCCAATTGCAGATCAACCCCCCCGCCCGAAtactgagggtttttttttaatgttctttatATGCACAAGCAGTTTAAACATTTTTCTTTACTCGCCGCCAAAATGTAGTGCAATGTGAAAAAGGTGACCCCTGTATCTCTAGTTTGGATGGAAATTCTAATTCGAatttagaggataatcagaacttcagaaaaaacaattgctgccaacctgcctttcattgaggacctgtatactgcatgagtcaaaaggagggctgcgaaaatatttacttgttctgctggcgtgtttcaaccgcccgtaattacagggtaattagtccaggaagacacacaccacacgataaaaggaaaacccaaaagtttttataaacagaaaaacagaaacagctccctttttaaatgtcaaagggattttctggtacacacaaggcacaggttaaatgcaatccaattgctcacccaataactgggacattgagtccaattctaaagtccagagagtccacacacaatcttgaacagcacaaaaatccatgatcttgacgaaacaatgaatcagataaactgccatgaggctaaaacaccaagctgcacttttatctgtagcactaattacagcagccccacccaaccacaggtggccttattttctcttgtaataaaccttcagttgttgtctcctatgcatcactctacgcatgtgtggatgtgtcattaattattgttcagaatccagggatgatacagatgactgatctcctcctgggctgtctgccaaactcccatcttccctgtcactcacgcttccttggtcagaggaggcttcgttggcagattcca
Coding sequences within:
- the GLA gene encoding alpha-galactosidase A produces the protein MAGGESWRGSMLAGVITLLAVVGLAAALDNGLARTPPMGWLHWERFLCQTDCEREPLNCISEQLFMQMADRMASEGWKEVGYRFLCIDDCWMAPTRDGQGRLQPDLKRFPSGIKKLADYVHSKGLKLGIYADVGNRTCAGFPGSYGHYEQDAETFASWGVDLLKFDGCDFGTIDKMADGYKKMSSALNKTGRSIVYSCEWPLYQRPFKKVNYSEIKQYCNYWRNYADISDSWDSVKSILDWTSSNQDILVDIAGPGGWNDPDMLVIGNFGLSWDQQITQMAFWAIMAAPLLMSNDLRQINSKSKALLQNKEVIAINQDPLGKQGYRITKDKTFELWERPLSGGAFAVAVINRQEMGGPQTYDLAPVIIGNGLACNPSCLIQQILPIKRDLGLHNWISHLTLVVNPTGTVLLKTVVHVDMPFMGNEKGYPKDIL
- the RPL36A gene encoding large ribosomal subunit protein eL42, translated to MVNVPKTRRTYCKKCGKHQPHKVTQYKKGKESLYAQGKRRYDRKRSGYGGQTKPIFRKKAKTTKKIVLRLECVEPNCRSKRMLAIKRCKHFELGGDKKRKGQVIQF